taggcccacaaacatccgaatgaactagatcaagtacgttctccattcgaaaagaagaatgactcttaaacacaactctggtctgtttctcagccaaacagtgagaacacttactcaaatcaataccactaacacccgacaacacattcttcttgaacaagatagacatccctttttcactcatgtggccaagtcttttgtgccacaactcagtagaatcaacattatccactgcgttaacaatgttctggatgatcttcggacgcgtgatgtataatcttgagtctttcttgcctcttcccactatcatagaaccaagagttagtttccaaataccattaccaaaaccgttataatgaccatcatcatcaagaatgcctgttgaaatgacattaagtctcatatccggaacatgttttacattatgcaaaactaactccattcccgtgtcaaatttcaaacaaacatctccaataccaacgatctttgataacccggcattacccatcctagcaaatccatagtcacctggagtgtaagatgagaagtgatctctacatattgcaacatgacatgtagcaccactatcaacaatccaactcgtgtcatcatgagtaagattgatcatatcataatcaatacaaacaaagaactcatccgtgatagcgttaacttcaactttatcatcatcaccaccatcacttttcttttgtttattcttgtcatatgtctttttcttctcattcttcaactttggacaataccactttgtgtgtcccttttcatgacaattataacactcaacattagcaaatttacctttgcgtgagctgctacgatgtttgcctcttttaccctgacctctactatgacttctcccccgcgtttctatgaccaagatatctgactgtgaagaggaaccttgtgactttcttctcatctcttcattcaaaatactacccttagccaattccatggtgatagtaccattcggtgcagagttggacaaagatgtcctaaaagtctcccaagagtccggtaatgtaccaagtaaccagagaccctgaatctcatcctcaaacttgatacccatacctgcaagctgatttataataccctgatatgcatttaggtgatctgtaataggagttccatcatgatacttcaaagccatcatctgcttaattaagaacaacttgttattcccagtctttcgctCATATAACtactcaagctttttccataaggctttagcatcagtctccccagtaatatgattcacaacattatcatcaacccactgccgaatatacccacatacttgtctatgcaaaattttccattgagcatcagatttttcctcaggtttatcctcagtaaaaacaggcaaataataatctttcacataaagaagatcctccatcttgcctttccaaacatgataatttgaaccatttaaactaatcattttacttgtattagcttccatctttcacacaagtcaaatcaaataacctagctcttgataccaatttgatgggaaaataatcacaacggacaatctacaaagcggaaacaaacccgtttgaccaacactttcccgacccgtatgaacccgtgaggaaactaacaaacaagctatatcaaatccaacccaaatcagtccccaaatctgttccaaatcagtagctacgaaataaataagcacacacaatacacacgagactttttacgtggaaaacctctcaaaatcgagagtaaaaaccacgggactcgtaagccacttaaattccactatcatcaacaaagagagcaatacaataatccttctctagatcaactagacatcatcatactcttgaacaacaataatcaacaagtatatgaaacaattaaagacaaaagaagaatttcatcacccaaaattctgctactgttcgacctgctgtaactcgagctacagaccacttgagacgaattcaacggttgaaaatgttggcactgatgtcaggaagacacagcccaaaaatgaagaagattcaacggtcggatctccggggatcgaaggttttcttgcctgctgtcactgtagacgggaattggggttttCACTCTATTTCTTGATTTATCTCTCTGATCTCTCTCTTTTTGATAATGAAAACCAGCTGCACACTTGGAGTTTAAAATGCCTAGGatgcttgaccaagtcaacaaGCATTTTGGGCCTAAATTTTTTTTTGGGGCTTGGAACATTGGGCTAAAACTTCCACATAAATGAAAACCAAATAAAAACCCAACATGATGATGTATATTTAACCTAATAGTTAGTTACTGTTATCTTCTATGGTCACTGCTTAAAAGTTTAACTTGTATTTAATGGCTAATGATTTTATCATCAATTGAGTCAGACTTTTGTATTTGTTGTTGCATTAGTTGTGAAGTGTATATTTTTTTCTATGTTTCCATTGGAAGGGAAAGGCTAGGGCTTTATACATGATGTTATCCCTAGGTTGTTGGTATCTGTTTGGAGTTTGATAAGACTTTGATCAAGTATTAACTATCTGGACAACTTTATGTGCTACCTAACCTATCTTAGACGTACTTGAGTATTAAGGCTAAAGAGTACTTGTTCATCTTAGATTGTTATTTAGGTTTATGGAAATATTGGGTGCTTCTTGCTGACTACGGAAGTAGTTTAATAGGCACACTGATGAGACCTGGAAAATATAGATTGAAGGCAGGGCCGGTCCCAAGAAATTAAGTACCTAGAACGAGGTGAAAAAAAGACCCTTAGGCTGTAACGAATAATATAAGCATTTTAAAAAAAGGCCCAAAGCATTTTAAAAAAAGGCCCTTTGGGCCTTGCTAGAATGCTAGTGGACTATGATTTCTTCTTTTGCTGGGGCCTTtgattcttgtttttgggcctattGTGCTTCGCCTTCGCTGCTTCAGTTGTATTTCTCTAGTTCTGTTTCTCAAATCTCTGATTATGTAATATATAAAGAAAATAGGGCCTCTGAAAACCTTGTGCCCCTAGCGGTCGATCACCTTGTTCCCCCTTCGGGCCACCCATGATTAAAGGGAAAGGCTAGTGTTTTTTACATGTTGTTACTACTAGCTACTTGGTATCTGTTTGTTGATAGTGGTTTGATAATACTTTGATTAAGAATTAAACATTTGCACAACTTTATGTGCTACGATAGCTTAAGAGTACTTGTTCATCATAGATTGTTATTTAGGTTTATTGAAACATTGGGTGCTTCTTGTTGACTTCGGAACTAGTTTTACAGGCACACTGGTGAGACTTGAAATAATAATTATCATCTTCAGTTTTACTCCCATTCAATGCTATACACTCTTGATAAACACAACGATATTATCTTCTCAAAAGCCTATTTTGAAATTCACTAGGTGATTGGTTAGCAGCACACAATTCTTGAAATATCTTATAGTATTTGGAGTAATTATGTTGATACTAGAAACCATCACTAGATAGCCTAGTTGTTGGGCCCCagagttccttgcaagaggtctctggTTCGAATCCCTTATAGGGCGAAATATTAGTGGTGGCCAGggatgggttggaaacagccaAGGAGTAATCCCGctgggctgcgtacatcagagtatggggtcggattactcgccctccctGGTAACctgaacagggaaaaccttctgCCTTTTAACTAGAACACATTGGCAGCTGAGTGTGAAGACCCAGTATTAGGAGTGGTTATGCTTAATCACACATGAACATGATGTATAACTTTCAACCATTCCCCTGCACTACTTATATCATTCATAAACTTGAGGTTTATCTGTATCCATGCTTTAGACTTGACAATACTCACTAGTCGCTTTCTCGTCACAATTTTGCCCTGCTCATTTATAAGATCTCTTTTAATCATAATCGTGTAATCATACTTTAGTTATATGTCATTTAAGTGTCTTAATGTGACAATAGGTTCGCCTTGGGTGGCATGATGCTGGCACCTACAATAAGAATATTGAAGAGTGGCCTCTTAGAGGTGGAGCTAATGGAAGTTTAAGGTTTGAAGTTGAACAGAAACATGCAGCCAATGCTGGTGAGTCGTTTAGTACTCTTCACTTGTATTTTTGTTTGCTTTTCTTCTTCTTGTATTCTATAACTGGCTTGTACTACAGGGCTTGTAAATGCACTCAAGCTTCTGCAGCCTATCAAAGACAAGTATACAGGTGTCACTTATGCAGACTTGTTCCAATTGGCTAGTGCTACTGCTGTTGAGGTCCGTTTTAGAGCCATTTCCTTATTGACATCTTACAATAAAAaactatatttaattaattaatttcttaaTGGTTTAAATTAACAATAACAGGAGGCTGGAGGTCCTAAGATCCCTATGAAGTATGGACGCGTTGATGTAACAGGACCTGAGCAATGTCCTGAAGAAGGGAGACTCCCGGGTACTAGACATTATCTTGTGCATATATACCGAAACATAtacttatacacacacacacacacacacacacacacacacatatgtaatattatatatttattggtGTGTGTGTTTGTGACTTGTAACTTCCTTGTTACATGATTAGATGCTGGTCCTCCTTCTCCGGCTTCTCACTTACGTGATGTCTTTTATCGAATGGGGTTGAGTGATAAGGTATATATCTTTATACTTCTGTctgtaggattatgattatgattgtaaTTGAAATGTGATGTTTATAACCGGACTTTGCAGGACATAGTTGCATTATCTGGTGCCCACACTTTGGGAAGGTCCAGACCAGAACGCAGTGGCTGGGGTAAACCAGAGACCAAATATACGGTATGAAGCCTtgaattattttgtattttcagtAGCTTCTTAAAAGTAGAGCCCAATGCTAGACAAGATGAGTCAGTATGATTATTATAAGTTATCTTAGATAGTCATGTCTACAATGGATTTTTCTTctcataaacatgtaaaagttggtAATGTCACAATCTCAGTTACATGTATGGACTTCAAGTATCATTATCATGGATATTGTTATTTGAATCGATCTGTAAGGGAATAATACTGCTTCTTGAAGATATCTATAGTTAAGCTTTAGGCGATATCAGTATTCTATTTATGTTTTACCTTTACATGTTTGTATTTGTCTTTAATAATGAACATATAACAGAAAGAAGGGCCTGGAGCCCCTGGAGGACAGTCTTGGACTGTTAAGTGGCTACGCTTTGATAATTCGTACTTCAAGGTAAtctaaaaaaaaactgcatttctTTGTATGTGCACACAAATGCACGCACATACACACACATATCGTCCATTGCAGTACTTAAGATTAATTGTCAATACCATTAAAATGTACAGGACATTAAAGAAAGAAGAGATGAGGACCTACTAGTTTTGCCCACAGATGCTGCCCTCTTTGAGGATCCATCA
This window of the Rutidosis leptorrhynchoides isolate AG116_Rl617_1_P2 chromosome 7, CSIRO_AGI_Rlap_v1, whole genome shotgun sequence genome carries:
- the LOC139857958 gene encoding probable L-ascorbate peroxidase 6, chloroplastic/mitochondrial isoform X2, producing the protein MALSGTTTTSSSATIRLPSLSAATTTTSVRPSSLSFNHLSSSSSLSLKLSHQKNRLKAVHVSSSGNVNIKCAASDPQQLKSAKQDIKELLNTTFCHPILVRLGWHDAGTYNKNIEEWPLRGGANGSLRFEVEQKHAANAGLVNALKLLQPIKDKYTGVTYADLFQLASATAVEEAGGPKIPMKYGRVDVTGPEQCPEEGRLPDAGPPSPASHLRDVFYRMGLSDKDIVALSGAHTLGRSRPERSGWGKPETKYTKEGPGAPGGQSWTVKWLRFDNSYFKDIKERRDEDLLVLPTDAALFEDPSFKVYAEKYAEDEKAFFDDYAEAHAKLSNLGAKFDPAEGFSINDEPAAAVPEKFEAAKYSSGKD